A stretch of DNA from Cryptomeria japonica chromosome 4, Sugi_1.0, whole genome shotgun sequence:
GGTAGTAGACTTGGTCGAAAACATACACAACGTGGTTGCACCCATCATCTTAGCACAGGAATCATGGTTCGTAAATCAAACCATGTGTTGGTATGGTACCGCTAGGTTCAACATGTGGACAAGGAAGGCATACCTTGTCATGGTCAAATGAACAAtgagtttttgggaatgaggtccTTCTTTGCACCATATATTAGTGAGCAATTGCATCAATGGGTGGAGTCATTACTTTTACTTGGCATGCCCGCAGATGCAGTGCATAAAAAACATAAGCAAATGGTGCATGAGAAAATGACCATATTTGAGGGCCAAACTTCTAGGGATGATTTTCTCACCATGGATGATATTGCAAACATTGATCGCAAAATTAAGACATTAAGATACATGTTTCATAGTACTAATGCTATTTCAATGCAATAATGGGTTTTACCAAACACCGAAAAGTGGTTTGCATATCAGGAGTATAGTGCCACTATTGATGGAGATGGGGAAGTCCCATTTGTACTAGGGATTCAATTGCCAGAACAACTTGATTGGATGCTTCAATATAGCCACAACAACATATTGGCCATGGCTTCTACATTTGGTACAAATGCGATTAAGGTATGTAGTGTATTCTTTGGTAGGGTTGAATTAAAAATGTTtactttcaaaataaaatatagTACTAATACATCATACCCTATGCCTTATGATAGTTTCAATTGTATATAATGCTTGTATTCGACTCCAAGCATATGGGGGAGCCTGTAGCATGGGTCATTATGTCCAGGTCTTGTGCACATGATATTGCATATTGGATGCGCATTCTTCTCCAATGGGTTCACATGAAGAATATTGAGTGGAGTCTAAATGCATTCATGTTGGATGATGCAGGTGCCAAGATCAAAGCTATCAGGTATTTCATTTGTCATTCAACCCTTGTAATTTTTGTatatttcaaaacatcctttaaaagaaaattaaatacTGAGTAAAAATATTCATGATGCAGAGAAGTGTTTCAATGTGATGTATATCTATGCTCTTGGCATGTTAGACGTGCGTGGTTAAAGAACTTGATTGCAAAGGTCAAAGAGAAAGCAATTAGACAAGAGATGTTTgatagacttggatttatcatgcaTCATTCAAtggatgaggattcaacaaggaatGCAATTCACATATTTATTGAAGACTTTAAAGATACACAATCCTCATTCATTGAATATTTTAAGGGACAATGGTCCAATAGATTGAGTATGTGGGCTAGATGTTTCTATACACTAAAGCATGCAGGGCAGGAGACAAATGGTGCCATAGAGTCATACCATTTACACCTAAAGAGATGATTCTTGAAAACAATCGAGTGTGCTACAAGCCGTTGGGTTAATTGGTTGATACATCAGCTAACACCACATGTTTATATCTATTATTGGTGGGTGCAAGTCATCAAAAAACATGGTTTTTATAGGAACTTTGATGTTGAGAAGATTGAAAACACATCTTGGGTTCGAGCATTAAAAATCTTGGATGACCATGTTACATTTAATGACATTGATGATTGCACAACATGGGTGGCAAGTGAAAGCAATCTTAATTTTCGATATGAGGTGTATACCTCCTCACTTGATCTATCAATGtgctcttgcaacttttcattgcaaggATACTTGTGCAAGCATGTGATGAAGGTGAACTTAATGAGGGAGAGACAAAGACAACATCTATCTAACAACTTGCATGTAGGCCTTGATAATCTTGCTAGTACACTTGATTCTATAGGAGGACGCCTTACCAATGCCTCTAATCATTTGTTACTTGACaaacatgatttaaaaaaaaaaattgctatatCATTCTTTGCAAACtgtgtttaaattttttaaatttgttgcAATGTCAATGTTGGTAATTAATAATTTTGATGGGATTATAGATAATGAAAATTGTCAACTCTTGGAAGATAATTCTATGCATCCACAAGTGAATTTATAGCGACATTTTTATCATTCCAATTCTTGTTAATTTGATTATATAATTTTTGAAATATGTCTTTTTTTGTAGACCATTGACAATAGAGATGAACATGTAGTGAGAGAAATGAAGTTGCAGATAACACACAAGTTGCACAACTTGCAGGGAATTTCGACTCATACAACTGATTTGGCAACACCTATTTTCATTGATAAGCATTTAGAGGATTTGTCAAACAAGGTCAAGAGTAGATGCATCTCATCCCAACTTGGATTAGACCATCCAAGTGCACATACATTTCACCCTGTACAAGATGGATTTGGTCACACTGTTCGTCATCAAAGGGGCTTGATTGAGTGCATGCATGTGAGGAAAAGGCCGAGTATCTCCAATAGAACACCTATGATTCCACCGATGCCATGAAATAACAAGCGTCAAAATTGGTTTGACGATcttgatagggaagatgaatgAGAAGAGGACCAGATTTAGTACAATGAAGATAATTTTGACATGGTTGATACACACAATTTGAAACTATTGAAGATACTATAATGCTATGATGTTATAGTGTACTACAAGCATTTttactaaaagaggggtaaaaatttattcaattacaAGAGATACAAATAGAGAGACGAGAAGAAAGGACTAGAAAGCCCTATCATTGTCCACTAGCTGATCTAGCCTAAAATCCATATCCGAAGGCAATTGCCCCCTATCCACTATATTCCAATCCTGCATCTGATCCGAGGTCCGTTTGGCTAAACAATCAGCGACACCATTCCACTCTCTAGGAATGTGTGTGAAAATAATTGAATCCGGAGAGCTACATAACTGAAGGATCTGCCTAATAACTGAAGCCAAGTGCCAACTAACATCCCCATGCTCTTGCTGGGATAGAAAATTCACCACCACCTGAGAATCAGATTCGCATATAATATTGCACCACCCAAGAGTAGAGCATTGTTGAACAACATAcaaaatggcaagagcctccattaaattattagaATTAAAACCTttataaatagagaaaataaatTGAACATCACCAAAACTATCCCGCCCAACTCCACCAAAACTACAAGCATTTTTAAGACATTGAATGCTATAATGTGATTTTTGATGTTAAAAACATAATTGGAATGTTTGTCTAAGCTTCCAAGATGTCTGGCTCAATATGTGCAGCCCCTTGTGAACATACATGAATTGCAAAATAGTAGTGTTGAATGTAAGGTTGtctgcatgtatacatacatgtcttAAAAGTAGATACGAAAATCTAATTTTGATATCTGAATATATATTGTGGAAAATAATACACGATTAGAATTTACATTATAATCTTTATATGAAAATTGATTTTAATAGCATCTTTATGTTTCACATGCGTTGTATATCTCTATGTTTCACAAGCATTGTATGCATCCTTCATTCATCAAACACAAGGTTGTTGATGCCACAGGTTGGATACCTTCATGACAATTCATCTTATGTGTTGCCTCCTCATACTGCATTCCATTGTTCATACCCATATATCCTCTATCATTTATTGAAAGCATAGTGGTACCTTCACCTGTCACACTATTGTTTATTGCTTATCTCATTGTTATCTTTGTCTTTGAGCTTTTGATTCTTAATAGTTATTATTGCTTTCAATCATACGCTAATAATGTTGGCCTTACTAATCTCTCATCAATGCACAATTCTAAGAAATTCAAGATGACAGTCCTTTCATAACTAGATTGTAAAAGATCGTGGTTACCATTATTAATCACCCTATAACAAATAATCAGTTGTAATGATTGTTCATGAAACTATCATTTTCTTGACATAGCTAGTGTCTTCTCGTCTTCTAACACCATAGTTTGAACAAAGATTGTGCTTCATGTTTTACAAATAATCGGTTGTAATAATTGTTCATGAAACTATCATTTTCTTGACATAGCCGGTCTAGTTGAGATGCATAGATTGAAAGCAGGTAgcaataaaggtcataacacaagcTCTCTCAACATTTTCTGGAAAATTCCTCAGTACGCTCTAATATGGGCTTCAGAGGTGTTCATGTATGTGGGTCAATCAGAATTTTTCAATAACCAATCACCTGATGCACTCAGAAGCTTTGGAAATGCCCTTTGCATGACCTTCATGTCACTTGGAAATTATGTCCGCAATTTGCTAGTGACAATTGTTATGGACATTACAAAGAGGGAAAACAGTCCTAGTTGGATGCCTGCAAACCTTAACCATGGATATATGGATCTTTTCTACTTTCTGGTGGCAGGCCtcactttaattgatttcattgcTTATTTGCTTTGTGGTAGGGTATAGATGTATTGCGTTTGACAAACTGTGTGAACAAGACGAAGATTAAGAGATCAAATAGTATCTCTATGACATTTTAGAATGTCTTCTATTTACAAAACCCACCATCAGAACTTTGCATTCTTGGCTCAATCTAGGACTCTACTTTTTTCTTGTAAGTGAAGTTTTTTTTAGATAGTAAAGTGACTACACACTTTTCAGAATTCAATTGGTTCGTTTCATATATCTCTAGTTTTTAATCATATTGAGATGTGGCATAACCCAGCTGGATGCCATATTTGTTTCCTAAAAGGGGAGGCCACTCTTGAGTAGTTTTTAATCATATTGAGATGTAGCACAACCCTACTGGATCCCATCTTTGTTTTGTAAAAGGGGAGGGCACTCCTGGGTCAAGCACACTCACCAGGGCTGTGAGAAGAGATAGATTTGACTCTTGGTTGTTTCCATGAGCCCATgtcaaataaaataatatatatgtaaTGATCTATCGTTGACTAAGTGATTAACTTTTTTCGTGCAGAATTATCATACTATATTTGTCATTCAACAAAAATTTTAGCGTTAAATGGAGTTAAACAGGGTGAAGATAATTTTTAATGGTAGTATCATGATTCCATGAAATTGATGATTGGGAGGAAATCCCATATACCAAGGACAATGAACATAACTGATAAGTTGTTGGGCATTATATGAGAACTATGCGCCTCTGTACTCCACGTCTTTGATAAGGGATGGCTTACACAACATTAGTGGGGAGGTTACTAACAGAGGTTGTGCAATGTGGCTTTACATATGTCAATtggattttcttgaaattttcaaCTGCCTTTTTAATAAAATCCATTTTTTGTATATCCTGCAGTCATGAAATTCAATAAGATGACATCACTTTGAGGCGCTCTGTCAAACTGTTTGCATGTGTTTTCTAAATTCCCCTTCGACCATGCCctaatgaatgtccataccctgttccaaagctagAATTTTGGCACTGGTAGAGAGGGTACTGACAAAGGCTGTAAAATGTGGCTTTACATTTGCCAATTGCATTTCCTTGAAAGTTTAAACAGtaaattaaatcaattttttttggcaTATCCTGCAGTCATCGAATCcgatgagatgacatctctttaagGCATGCTGTAAACATTTGGCATGCCTTATCTATTATTCCCCATTTTTTATAAGTTTCTACCAGAGAATTTCCATCTGTAATATATAACAAAAAAATcttctcttcattattctttgatGGGATGTCCatgccctattccaaagctcccatttcggCATAAGGGAAGGATGATGGAAAAGGTTGAAGAATTTGGCTTTACATCAGAATTGCACTTGCTTGAAATTTCTAAAGTCTTTTCAGCAAATCAATTATGTGCATATGTTAATTTACAAACACACCCTGGTATGTAGATTCTACATTCACAGAATTAATCACCCTGCTGAAAGTACAAACTTCTTAACTATTATTGAAGTTCTATAAAAACTGAAATCAGAGTTATACTTCTACCACAATTCTTTTATTCTGCAATATTGGGGTAAAGAGCACACACTATTCTTTTATTCTGCCACGTTACCCTTGAAATCTCCTTTTATGGTTTGCTCTTGGGTTACTGATGTATATACTGCATTTGCATCAAGTATTGTGAAGTTCTTCTTCCTTCCATGAAACATTATTTCAATATCTTGTGATTCAATGAGACCACATATCTTTGTGGCTTTCGCTGCACCAAAGCCCTTCCCAATGAGACCATGTAGCTTTGGGGTTTTCGTTGCATCAAAACTCTGTTTTCTGTTTTCTCTCTAAACAACGACAAGAACGGTAACGGTAACCGCGTGGACAAGAACGGGTGCACGGTAACGGTAACGACAACTACGTGGATAGGAACGGGTGCACGAGAACCATAATGACAATGTTAAAATCGAGGTATAGTTGGATGGAATGAACGGGAGTGGAAGGCCAAGTGGGAGGCACGAGAACCATAACGACAATGCTAAAATCGAGGTATAGTTGGATGGAATGAACGGGAGTGGAAGGTCTTGAATTTTTTCGGATCCATTCGGAGTAGGACTCAATCATCCACATTGAATTCAACAAATCTATGACTCTCATTAGCATATTTATTCATTCGGTTCTTGCGTTAGTCTGATTGTATTGGGCCAAGTTCACCCTTTCATTGAACTACTTAATGTAATCAACAACTTCCAAGTTCGAACCTTGATAACCACTCAAAATACTAAGCGAGGCAAGGGGTTGTTGACCCGTGGCCAACTCAAAGGGTGAGAACTAGCTCACACTCGACTTCTACGCATGTTATAGCTATATTGGGCCACATCCAACAAACTCAGCCAAGTGGTTTAATCCGCATGGGCAAAATGATTCAAGTAATCCTCCAGAATTGAGTTGATCCTCTCGGTTCGCCTGTCCGTTTGAAGATGATAACTTGTCGATATCAACAACTTCGTTCCAACCAACTGAAAGAATTCCACCCAGAAGTTGGATGTAAATATTGGGTCACATAAAAAACAATGCTTAGTGGTATCCCCCAATTCTTCACCACATTCTTGAAAAAGAGTCCTATTGTAACTTAAGTAGTGCACAGTGATCGACAAGGCACAAAGATCACGTACTTGGAAAACTGGTCCACTATCACCATAATACTTTATAATTTGCTCACCTCAAGTAATTGGGCAATGAAATCCATTTTGATACTTGCCCAAGAGCACACTGAAACTGGAAGTGGTTGCAAGAGATGACCTCAAACTTGTCAGCATCTTATCTTGTTGACAAGTAAAGTAGGTGCACACATATGCTTCATCGTCCTCCCTCATATTAGGCCAATAATAACCTCACTCTAGCAAGGCAAGAGTTCACTTCTGACCCGGATGACCTGCCCAAAACAAGTCATGACATTTTGACAATTCTTTGTAGAGCTCTTTCCATTTCGACACAATCTGATGGGCTTGCAAGTCATTTTCTAAACCCTACTTAATCATGTCCAGGAAGTGCTCCACAATCTGGACTTGCGAGGTTCTAGCACTAAATGAATCTGGGAGCACACAAAGTTGAGTCTTGTGGCTCAGTGCATCAACCACTGGATTATGCCTCCCCGAATTATAGACCAAGTTGAAGTCGAAATCAACAAGGTACTCCTTCCACTGGACTTGTTTCAGAGTTAACTTCGGCTGCGTCTTGAAGTAGGTCAAACTCACATTGTCAGTCTTGATCACAAAGTGAGCATCTAGTAAGTAATGTTGCCAAATTCTCAAGTAATGAACTATGGCAGGTATCTCCTTCTCATGAGTCAAATAATTACACTCTTGATCATTCAACTTTCAGTATTCGAAAGCCATAGGGTGCCCATTCTGCATTAGCACACCCCCAATGGCAAAATTTTAGGCGTCGATCTGGACTTCAAATGGTTTGCCAAACTTTGGTAAGACTAGCATGGCCTTAGCAACCAAATTGTGTTTTAGCAGTTCAAAGACTTCCTTTTGCTTCTTACCCCACATCCAACCTCTATCCTTCTTCACAAGATTCGTCTTGGAATTGGCTATCTTAGAGTAGTTTGAGATGAACTTGCGGTAGTAATCGGCTAGACCAAGGAATTGGCGCACCTTGTGAACATTTTGCAATGACTCCCATTCTTGAATAGCTTAGAGCTTCTCGAGGTCAGGCTTCAAGAACCTGTTGCCAATTATGTGGCCCAAGAACTACACCTTAGTTTGTGCAAAGGAACACATTTCTTTCTTGACGAACAAGGGGTTCCGCCTCAACAACTTGAAGACCTCAACCAAATACTTTTTGTTTTCTTCCAGTGAGTTATTGTAGACCAAGATGTCATCGAGGTAAACCATGACACATTGGCCCAACATGCTCCGGAGCACATCATTCATCAATGTGTTGAATGTGGCAGGGGCATtggtgagcccaaagggcatcaccaagaACTCATAAGATTCGTATCTTGTTGTGATGGTCATATTTTCTTTGTCACCGACAACAATCCTGATTTGTTAGTATCGTTGACACCGGTGCAACTTTGTAAAGTAATAGGCCTCGACTAATCAATCAAAGCTATCTATAATCAGGGGCAACGAATATTTGTTCTTCATTGTGAGATTATTCAAAGCTCGATAATCCGTGCACCAGTGCAACAATCCATCCTTATTTCTTTGAAATAGCACAGGGGCAGTGTAAGGAGCTCATGAGGGAGGAAGGTAACCCGCCTTAGTTAGCTCCACCAACTATTTCTTCAATTCTAGCATCTCGGGACTAGATAGGCAATACGGTGCACACACAGGTGGATGCGCTCTAGGTTCAATCTCAATGCAATGATCCACAAGTCTCCAGGGTGGGAGCTTCTCCCATAGTTGCTCCGGAAGAACATATTTATACACATCGAACATATCTTGCATAGCACTTGGGTTGGAGGATTTTGATTCACCTTCCTCATCCCATTCGCCCAAGAGTGTTTCAAAATAAAGGTCGTCGGTCTCTTTGCAAACAACACAACCAAGGCTTAATGCGCTCAAGATTTGATTCGCTTCCGCAACCTTGATGGTTGAGACCTTGCTGGGTTTACGCAATTCCATGAAGATTATGTAGCTCAAGTGTgaaacaagaacaacaaaggactgTGTGATAAACTCTTGCCTTAGGATCAAGTCAAAATTAGACATCTCAATGGCAACTATGTTGATTAGGCCTTGCCATGCACCTACCTGCATTATGGCTCCATGCACATTTCCATTGCACTTTTGAGTAGGGCCATTCATTGGCTTGAATGGTTTGACACCTTTGATCATAGGTAGGTTAAGCGAATTTGCCTTCTTGGATGAAATATAGTTATGAGTCGCATCAGTGTCCACCATGGCCAAGAATTTTGACGGATCGAAGAAAGACTTGACAAAGCATAGCTCTTGTTGAGTTAAAGGGTCTTGGATAGAGATTTGCAAAGGAGTCTCGCACACTACATTCAACATTTACAAATTTCGACCTCAAGAATGGTCTAATCTTGTGCAAGGGCAACATTGACCCTTTGTCGATTAAGGCATTCCCTAGCCCAGTAGTCTTGGCGACCATAAATGAAGCGATTTCTCTCTTTCTCCTTGTTTTCTTTTGACGCAGGGCAATCAGACTTCTAAGAGGGTTCACTTCTCTTGGTGCCATTACCCTAACATTTCTTCACATAAGGTAGACCGCAACACTGTTGATTCTTAGGGCAGATGTTCTTGGTGTCATTCTTGCAAGAGTGCACCCCTTTAAAAAGACTCCTTCGATGTGTTCCAGAAGGGTGCACTTCAACGCATCTTGCAACACCTTGTTGGGACAATCTTATAGCCCAGGTTCCCAACTCAGGGCAAAAATCTCGACAGCCAATGAGGTGTCGAGCTGCACTGCAAAGCTAGCGCACCTAGTCACACTTAAGGGTCACGTCGCATTAAAGGGAGTATGATCCTGTAAATCATAGAGCGTTATCAAAAATAACTTGGACAAAGATAACACACATCAAGATCATGGCCATTTGATCCAACTTGCCTCATAACATACTTGTGTCAAAAGGGACAAACTCCAAGAATATTTGTGCACTCATGTTTTATCACAGGGACAAGGTCATAGTAAATGCAGGGCATGTCAAGCTCAACAACAACATAATAGGCACAAGATAGTCCCTTATACTCAACCCCACCTAAATCAAGCAATGCCCTTGATGCTGGTGCTTAGCTCATGCACCTAGCAAAAGCATCATCATACTGGGGATAAGTCTCACAAACTTAGTCAAACCGATTCAAGCTCCCTTGGAGGAACTCAAGCACCTTTTCCTCATGACGCCACATTGACTCAACGTGTTTCCATGTCAATTTGTCTTTTGGCTTACCCTTCTAGCATACCAAAAACTCTTTGAGCGCCTTAGCTCCATAACCACGACTTCACATTTCCAACACTTCTTCTACTAATTGATCAAGTTGGTCCACCACATTAGATGAGTCGTGGGAAACTCAAATAGGTTGTTGAATCGTGGCCAACTCAAAGGGTGAGAACTGACTCACACTCAACTTCTACATGTTATAGCTATACTGGGTCACATCCAACAAACTCAACCAATTGGTTTGATCTGCATGGACAAAACAATGCAAGTATTCCTCCAAAATCGAGTTGATCCTCTTGgtttgcccatccatttgaggatgataatttatcaacatcaacaaatttgTTCCATCCAATCGATACAATTCCTCCCAAAAGCTAGATGTAAATTATGAGTCACCATTGAAAATAATGCTTAGTAGTATCCCCTAATTCTTCACCACGTTCTTAAAAAGAGTCCTGCAACTTAAGCAGTGCACGACGATCAATAGGGCACAAAGATCTTGTACTTGGAAAACCAGTCCATTATCACCATAATAATTGAGTCCCCTCACCTCATGTAACTGGGTAATGAAATTCATGTTGATACTAGCCCAACGACGCATTGGAACTCAAAGTGGTTGCAAGAGACCACCTAGGAGTT
This window harbors:
- the LOC131061078 gene encoding uncharacterized protein LOC131061078, which translates into the protein MLQYSHNNILAMASTFGTNAIKFQLYIMLVFDSKHMGEPVAWVIMSRSCAHDIAYWMRILLQWVHMKNIEWSLNAFMLDDAGAKIKAIREVFQCDVYLCSWHVRRAWLKNLIAKVKEKAIRQEMFDRLGFIMHHSMDEDSTRNAIHIFIEDFKDTQSSFIEYFKGQWSNRLSMWARCFYTLKHAGQETNGAIESYHLHLKR